The following coding sequences lie in one Paramormyrops kingsleyae isolate MSU_618 chromosome 15, PKINGS_0.4, whole genome shotgun sequence genomic window:
- the pex2 gene encoding peroxisome biogenesis factor 2 isoform X1, producing MGEARGGDSFAEDDMSASTPVLRISQLDAYELDTALEQLVWTQLSRCFQYFKPGFLTPCEAELKALLQLLLWRFTVYSHGATVGQSLLNIRYCNDVSQAHGFQPLIRRQKLWFGLWTIGEKWLKERAYRLFLNRPAESPLLKVRRILDIFSGVAKVASLLNFLHFLRRGRFPTLTERLLGMRVVFAGSPGAHDVGYQYVNRELLWHGFAEFLIFLLPLVGAWRLRARALLAPPQRELGPPGTECALCGEWPTMAHTAGCRHVFCYYCIKSHMMAEVSFSCPCCGQEAQDLEPVKIQMEMTRFQ from the exons ATGG GTGAGGCCAGAGGAGGTGATTCCTTCGCCGAAGACGACATGAGCGCCTCGACTCCGGTGTTGCGGATAAGCCAACTTGACGCCTACGAGTTAGACACGGCACTGGAGCAGCTCGTCTGGACACAGCTCAGCCGATGCTTCCAGTACTTCAAGCCAGGATTCCTGACCCCCTGCGAAGCGGAGCTGAAGGccctcctgcagctcctcctGTGGAGGTTCACCGTTTACTCCCACGGCGCCACCGTCGGCCAGTCCCTGCTCAACATCCGGTACTGCAATGACGTGAGCCAGGCCCATGGGTTCCAGCCTCTGATCCGGAGGCAGAAGCTCTGGTTTGGTTTGTGGACAATCGGGGAGAAATGGTTGAAGGAGAGGGCATACAGGTTGTTCCTCAACCGGCCCGCCGAATCACCCCTCCTCAAGGTCAGACGCATCCTCGACATCTTCAGCGGTGTGGCCAAAGTGGCCAGCCTATTGAACTTCCTGCATTTCCTGCGCCGGGGTCGGTTCCCCACGCTGACGGAGCGCCTGCTGGGCATGCGGGTGGTTTTCGCGGGGTCACCAGGAGCCCATGACGTCGGCTACCAGTACGTGAACCGCGAGCTGCTGTGGCACGGCTTCGCGGAGTTCCTTATCTTCCTGCTGCCTCTCGTGGGTGCCTGGCGACTCAGAGCCCGTGCCCTTCTGGCACCCCCGCAGCGGGAGCTGGGCCCCCCGGGCACCGAGTGCGCTCTCTGTGGGGAGTGGCCCACCATGGCGCACACGGCGGGCTGCCGCCATGTCTTCTGCTACTACTGCATCAAGAGCCACATGATGGCGGAGGTGAGCTTCTCCTGCCCCTGCTGTGGACAGGAGGCCCAGGACCTAGAGCCGGTTAAAATCCAGATGGAGATGACCAGATTCCAGTGA
- the pex2 gene encoding peroxisome biogenesis factor 2 isoform X3 — protein MVNRKDMDCFALQGEARGGDSFAEDDMSASTPVLRISQLDAYELDTALEQLVWTQLSRCFQYFKPGFLTPCEAELKALLQLLLWRFTVYSHGATVGQSLLNIRYCNDVSQAHGFQPLIRRQKLWFGLWTIGEKWLKERAYRLFLNRPAESPLLKVRRILDIFSGVAKVASLLNFLHFLRRGRFPTLTERLLGMRVVFAGSPGAHDVGYQYVNRELLWHGFAEFLIFLLPLVGAWRLRARALLAPPQRELGPPGTECALCGEWPTMAHTAGCRHVFCYYCIKSHMMAEVSFSCPCCGQEAQDLEPVKIQMEMTRFQ, from the exons ATGGTGAACCGAAAGGATATGGACTGTTTTGCGTTGCAAG GTGAGGCCAGAGGAGGTGATTCCTTCGCCGAAGACGACATGAGCGCCTCGACTCCGGTGTTGCGGATAAGCCAACTTGACGCCTACGAGTTAGACACGGCACTGGAGCAGCTCGTCTGGACACAGCTCAGCCGATGCTTCCAGTACTTCAAGCCAGGATTCCTGACCCCCTGCGAAGCGGAGCTGAAGGccctcctgcagctcctcctGTGGAGGTTCACCGTTTACTCCCACGGCGCCACCGTCGGCCAGTCCCTGCTCAACATCCGGTACTGCAATGACGTGAGCCAGGCCCATGGGTTCCAGCCTCTGATCCGGAGGCAGAAGCTCTGGTTTGGTTTGTGGACAATCGGGGAGAAATGGTTGAAGGAGAGGGCATACAGGTTGTTCCTCAACCGGCCCGCCGAATCACCCCTCCTCAAGGTCAGACGCATCCTCGACATCTTCAGCGGTGTGGCCAAAGTGGCCAGCCTATTGAACTTCCTGCATTTCCTGCGCCGGGGTCGGTTCCCCACGCTGACGGAGCGCCTGCTGGGCATGCGGGTGGTTTTCGCGGGGTCACCAGGAGCCCATGACGTCGGCTACCAGTACGTGAACCGCGAGCTGCTGTGGCACGGCTTCGCGGAGTTCCTTATCTTCCTGCTGCCTCTCGTGGGTGCCTGGCGACTCAGAGCCCGTGCCCTTCTGGCACCCCCGCAGCGGGAGCTGGGCCCCCCGGGCACCGAGTGCGCTCTCTGTGGGGAGTGGCCCACCATGGCGCACACGGCGGGCTGCCGCCATGTCTTCTGCTACTACTGCATCAAGAGCCACATGATGGCGGAGGTGAGCTTCTCCTGCCCCTGCTGTGGACAGGAGGCCCAGGACCTAGAGCCGGTTAAAATCCAGATGGAGATGACCAGATTCCAGTGA
- the pex2 gene encoding peroxisome biogenesis factor 2 isoform X2, giving the protein MTGSTGKKAGDTLAKGEARGGDSFAEDDMSASTPVLRISQLDAYELDTALEQLVWTQLSRCFQYFKPGFLTPCEAELKALLQLLLWRFTVYSHGATVGQSLLNIRYCNDVSQAHGFQPLIRRQKLWFGLWTIGEKWLKERAYRLFLNRPAESPLLKVRRILDIFSGVAKVASLLNFLHFLRRGRFPTLTERLLGMRVVFAGSPGAHDVGYQYVNRELLWHGFAEFLIFLLPLVGAWRLRARALLAPPQRELGPPGTECALCGEWPTMAHTAGCRHVFCYYCIKSHMMAEVSFSCPCCGQEAQDLEPVKIQMEMTRFQ; this is encoded by the exons AtgacaggaagcacagggaaaaaggcaggggacaccctggccAAAG GTGAGGCCAGAGGAGGTGATTCCTTCGCCGAAGACGACATGAGCGCCTCGACTCCGGTGTTGCGGATAAGCCAACTTGACGCCTACGAGTTAGACACGGCACTGGAGCAGCTCGTCTGGACACAGCTCAGCCGATGCTTCCAGTACTTCAAGCCAGGATTCCTGACCCCCTGCGAAGCGGAGCTGAAGGccctcctgcagctcctcctGTGGAGGTTCACCGTTTACTCCCACGGCGCCACCGTCGGCCAGTCCCTGCTCAACATCCGGTACTGCAATGACGTGAGCCAGGCCCATGGGTTCCAGCCTCTGATCCGGAGGCAGAAGCTCTGGTTTGGTTTGTGGACAATCGGGGAGAAATGGTTGAAGGAGAGGGCATACAGGTTGTTCCTCAACCGGCCCGCCGAATCACCCCTCCTCAAGGTCAGACGCATCCTCGACATCTTCAGCGGTGTGGCCAAAGTGGCCAGCCTATTGAACTTCCTGCATTTCCTGCGCCGGGGTCGGTTCCCCACGCTGACGGAGCGCCTGCTGGGCATGCGGGTGGTTTTCGCGGGGTCACCAGGAGCCCATGACGTCGGCTACCAGTACGTGAACCGCGAGCTGCTGTGGCACGGCTTCGCGGAGTTCCTTATCTTCCTGCTGCCTCTCGTGGGTGCCTGGCGACTCAGAGCCCGTGCCCTTCTGGCACCCCCGCAGCGGGAGCTGGGCCCCCCGGGCACCGAGTGCGCTCTCTGTGGGGAGTGGCCCACCATGGCGCACACGGCGGGCTGCCGCCATGTCTTCTGCTACTACTGCATCAAGAGCCACATGATGGCGGAGGTGAGCTTCTCCTGCCCCTGCTGTGGACAGGAGGCCCAGGACCTAGAGCCGGTTAAAATCCAGATGGAGATGACCAGATTCCAGTGA
- the pex2 gene encoding peroxisome biogenesis factor 2 isoform X4, whose protein sequence is MSASTPVLRISQLDAYELDTALEQLVWTQLSRCFQYFKPGFLTPCEAELKALLQLLLWRFTVYSHGATVGQSLLNIRYCNDVSQAHGFQPLIRRQKLWFGLWTIGEKWLKERAYRLFLNRPAESPLLKVRRILDIFSGVAKVASLLNFLHFLRRGRFPTLTERLLGMRVVFAGSPGAHDVGYQYVNRELLWHGFAEFLIFLLPLVGAWRLRARALLAPPQRELGPPGTECALCGEWPTMAHTAGCRHVFCYYCIKSHMMAEVSFSCPCCGQEAQDLEPVKIQMEMTRFQ, encoded by the coding sequence ATGAGCGCCTCGACTCCGGTGTTGCGGATAAGCCAACTTGACGCCTACGAGTTAGACACGGCACTGGAGCAGCTCGTCTGGACACAGCTCAGCCGATGCTTCCAGTACTTCAAGCCAGGATTCCTGACCCCCTGCGAAGCGGAGCTGAAGGccctcctgcagctcctcctGTGGAGGTTCACCGTTTACTCCCACGGCGCCACCGTCGGCCAGTCCCTGCTCAACATCCGGTACTGCAATGACGTGAGCCAGGCCCATGGGTTCCAGCCTCTGATCCGGAGGCAGAAGCTCTGGTTTGGTTTGTGGACAATCGGGGAGAAATGGTTGAAGGAGAGGGCATACAGGTTGTTCCTCAACCGGCCCGCCGAATCACCCCTCCTCAAGGTCAGACGCATCCTCGACATCTTCAGCGGTGTGGCCAAAGTGGCCAGCCTATTGAACTTCCTGCATTTCCTGCGCCGGGGTCGGTTCCCCACGCTGACGGAGCGCCTGCTGGGCATGCGGGTGGTTTTCGCGGGGTCACCAGGAGCCCATGACGTCGGCTACCAGTACGTGAACCGCGAGCTGCTGTGGCACGGCTTCGCGGAGTTCCTTATCTTCCTGCTGCCTCTCGTGGGTGCCTGGCGACTCAGAGCCCGTGCCCTTCTGGCACCCCCGCAGCGGGAGCTGGGCCCCCCGGGCACCGAGTGCGCTCTCTGTGGGGAGTGGCCCACCATGGCGCACACGGCGGGCTGCCGCCATGTCTTCTGCTACTACTGCATCAAGAGCCACATGATGGCGGAGGTGAGCTTCTCCTGCCCCTGCTGTGGACAGGAGGCCCAGGACCTAGAGCCGGTTAAAATCCAGATGGAGATGACCAGATTCCAGTGA